TCAGCTCCTGCAACCATCGGGCACACACATAATAATCAAGCAAACCACCAACCAAACAGAGCCAAGCAACAGATGATGTAAACACGAAAGGCGAAAGCGTGGCCTGACCTTGATGCGCTCGTCCAACGGCTGGAACCCGGATAGTCTCTGcagatcaagaagaagagcagcgCACCAGCACAAAAATCAAGAATCAAAATCAGACAACAAGAATCACTCTGAATTCTGGAGCCAGGCTTGGATTCCCGGCAGTCATCGAGCGTGTTACCGGGCGAGTTGATGACGACACCGGTGCCGGAGCTGGAGATGGAGccggggcggtggcggccatCTGGGAGGGGGTTTGATCGGACGCCGGTGTAGGGTTGGACTGGAAGAAGACGGGCCGGGGGCAGCGTGTTGTGGATCGAGAGCGACGCTGCTGGCTTTGTACTGCAAGCCCGAAGCCATATTTGTTGTTTCAAACGTACGTAAGCAAAGTTGTTGGGTTGTCGATGGGTTGCTGCACACACTTGCTGTCTCCCGCCTTCGAAGGCATGTCACGGAGTACGTGACAGAAAGTTCAATTCCCTCACCCTACGCTTTTCAGCCCAAGAACCCGTGATCCGCCGCTGGGAatcgtcccaaattaactacAAATACGGCCGTGTTCGGCTTAGATTCGACTGACACTTGAAATCAGAAGTTGAAACATAAACATGGCGCTTTCATGCTGGGATGGGACTGAGCATATACATAATCACGGAAAAGCTGTATGGCTTTCAGCTGGCGCAATCACGCAGCGTCCACTTGGGCACAGCCAggcttccttttttttttcttcccattCCCATCTGTGGAGAATCTGTGGCGATTGAAAGGagttgcaaacttgcaatgGCGCCGTTTACCTGAATACTTGTAGGCACGTACGCCCAAGAGGGCGAGACCACCTGAATAAAACGTACCTTTCCTAGAAACCGTGTTGTCAAACTTTTAGCGTTGACCAATATAGCAGGAGTAGCATATATCCTAGTATAACAATACGGGCTTCGCCTGATATTTAAGAAATGAGCATTAAATCGCAGTCGACGTTTCAGAGTCTTTGGATTAAGACCTGATGGTCATTCTCATTCTCACATCTCCCACTTGCTATCGTtgcgttggattaagatccaatGGTTAAACATGTCGACTGATTTCTAACTTAAAAAACAGGCGACTTGTCAGTAGCAAAACAGTAACAATTTTTATGTGAGATTTGTTCATCATTCTATTTTACATAATAAAAGAGTTTCATTAATTCCCTCCTTATAAAGTACTACATACATAAGTAAGTGCATACGTATACACAGTTACATCACACACGACGCATCATCACTACTGATCTGCGCTTATTTGTATAAGCCGCACAACCTAAGCTAGCTCGGCCAAGAGCAAAGCTAGCTGAATGCCAGCGGGCATCATTGCATCAATCATCGATATATATCGACCCGTCCATCGAGTACTTAATTAGCAATACTATGAGAATGGCATATATAATTGATCCTCCTCTTCGTCTCTCATCATCCATATCGGCGAATTGAATGGAGTCTCAGACGTCGACGACCTTGAAGTGGTTGCGGTTCTTGACGACGACGTCGTACATGTGTGTGGATCGGAGCGCGGCGAAGTCCCGGGGCAGCGAGATGAGGTCGACGCCGCCGTCCCTCTTGTGGAGCTGCACGACGGCGCGGTCCTCGTAGTAGCGCTCCCACCCCAGCGTCCCCAGCCGCCTCTCCAGCGCCTCCAGCGACCTCATCGTCTCGTTCGCCGGCACGTACACCAGCGCCTTCCTCCGGttccctcctcccgccgccggctcctgCTCCAGCTCCATCACCCCGTCGTTCCTGAACACCCACACTCCCCCATTCGCCATTAGTTTCTCCAAATCAATCCTTGATATGATCTTCGATGGAGCTAGAGCTTGCTGTTAGATAGTGTAGTGAAATGTGCTGCAGGAGGTTCTTGGCTGCCCCTGATTTGCTTCTGTTGGGAGGTATAGCCATGAGTTTATATATAGGCCGGCCGGAGATGCTTGCATGGCATGGGCACGGACGGACCGACGGCGCTTGTTCAAGTTAGTTATGCGATCGATCCATGGAAAAAAGTCAGGCAATCATGAAGAATATATAATATCTTAGCTTGTGAACGCCGTGACTTCGTAGTTTGTATGAGCATCAATCAATAAAGCTAGCCGGATGGCATTTCGCTCgggaagaaagaaataaaagaggAATATATAATATCTGGGGAAGAAACAGCATCGGCGGGGGTCGTTGTTGTTTAATTTGCATGGAGGGGATTTGTTGCACCAATAAGGCAAAGAGGGCGTACTAGCGAGAATGTTCCAAAAGTTTTTTATGTGTAAGAAAATTGTTCCATGTTATCCTCCCCAGCCCAGCCGGAGGAGCCCGGGGAGGAGCCCGGAGAGGAGCCCGGAGGGGCCGGCAGGGGTTCGCTGTCGCACGAGGCTCGCCGGCTTCCCGTCGCTGCCACCctgcccggccggccggccacagGAATTGGATGCCGATGTTCTggggaaggaaaggaaaggaaaggaaagggtGAACGAATGGGTTCAGTTTCCAGTTCGAGCAAGTGCGCGTCAACACCGGGGCCACGAGGGGGCCGCGCGTGAAAATATGCCAAATCCGACCCCCCGGGCGACGGGGACGGCCCAGATTCTTGAAagcggcccggcccggccaggGCGTGTGAACTGGCGAAAAGGTTTGCCGGCCGCCGATGCGGACTGcagattgctgctgctgctggaagcCTGGAACACACATGAACAGCACGCTGCGTGCACGTGAATTGGAAATATGCATGAATTTGGCTGCGGAGACGCATTCTTGACTTTATTGGAAGAAGAAGTTGATGGCCCGTGGTGGGATGATAAAACACTAGTACTAATGTTCTCCACGGAAACGTAAATGTTGCTGATGTTCTTGGCAGTAAGCATGCGTGGtcaaaaatcagaaaaatacaCTTTAATTTTCCGATGAAATAAGGCGTCCTTCTTTAGGAAATGGCAGGACGATTTTGGTTTAATTTGATCTAGGTAAAGTTACTCGTTAGTTTCCACAATTTCTAGAGATGCTCGCTATTTCTAGAGGAACCTATTACAACTATATTTCAATGTTACCAACAGACGAGCAAGCGCATCTGGTGTAGTGGTATCATAGTACCCTCCCACGGTACTGACCAGGGTTCGATTCCCTGGATGCGCAAATTTTTGCTTCGTTTTTCTTTATAATCCAAAGTCATCTCTgtgctttgttttgttttgtaccGTGGCCGTTCATCTCCTGTCAAAACCAACAAATCAGTTGGTGATTTGCGCAATTTTTTACTTCATTTTTCATCTCCTGTCAAAACCATCAACCACAACAATCACTTGGTGCTGTGCGCAATTTTTTACTTCGCTTTTCTGTAATCCAATTGTGTTTTGTAGCCTGGCCGTTCATTTCCTGTCAAAACCATCAACCACAACAATCACTTGGTGCTGtgctttctttttcattcGAGATGATACATGTACTCCTTTTTCTCTAGATGAGATGTGCTTATTCTTATCGAGGAAAAGGAGATGTGCTTATGGTATCGTCGTAGTCAATCCGAATCCTGCTAAAAAAATCCAAGCCTTCCATGCTATACATGCATAACATATCCAAAGCCTTAAAATTGCTCAGTGATGACTAAGTTCAGCATGGAACGTAGAAAAGCATCGGAGCAAGAGCAACCGTTCatattgcagttgcagagaacATACATCACAAGAGCTTACTAACAAAATGTATTGGTTTAGCTTACATCAGAGTGTTGCAGTATTGGTTTATCTTAGTGAGATGATTTCGTACATCCTGGCACAGGATCTTTGGTGAATGATTGGTCGACCATACTCTGGAAGTTCAAATGATTCACCACAAGCAATTGAGTACAGCCTGATAACTACCTGAGAACCAAACTTTTCTACTAGGATACTTTGACAGAGACGAGGCTTCCGCTTTTCGGATTCCATCTTTTGCTCGCACTAGGCGGAAAAACTGCACGATCCAACATGGTGGAAGAACCGCACAGGTATCGCTGGGTACAGAGGAAGCACATCTTTCAGCACTGCAGACATGCCACACCTGAAAGCAGAGAAACTGTGTAAGTAGAATCACAGGGTTCAAAACAAATGTTTCATACAAAGTGCTAGAAccagggaaaagaagaaataaagaTATATAGATGGCGTGAGTAAATCGACTTGCAGTGGGCTCACAGAACAGTTTACTGCACAATCAGTGACATATAGTCATATAAAACAGGGAGTACCAGTGCTAGATCATCCATGAACAGGCAGTTAAGATATGTAGTTTCTCATGGTGGACGGCAGCCTGTTGGTAACTGACTACAGCAGCTCAGGCCAG
This is a stretch of genomic DNA from Brachypodium distachyon strain Bd21 chromosome 1, Brachypodium_distachyon_v3.0, whole genome shotgun sequence. It encodes these proteins:
- the LOC100838362 gene encoding flowering-promoting factor 1-like protein 5, with protein sequence MANGGVWVFRNDGVMELEQEPAAGGGNRRKALVYVPANETMRSLEALERRLGTLGWERYYEDRAVVQLHKRDGGVDLISLPRDFAALRSTHMYDVVVKNRNHFKVVDV